In the genome of Neofelis nebulosa isolate mNeoNeb1 chromosome 6, mNeoNeb1.pri, whole genome shotgun sequence, one region contains:
- the SGK1 gene encoding serine/threonine-protein kinase Sgk1 isoform X2 codes for MGEMQGALARARLESLLRPRHKKRAEAQKRSESFLLTGLAFMKQRRMGLNDFIQKIANNSYACKHPEVQSILKISQPQEPELMNANPSPPPSPSQQINLGPSSNPHAKPSDFHFLKVIGKGSFGKVLLARHKAEEAFYAVKVLQKKAILKKKEEKHIMSERNVLLKNVKHPFLVGLHFSFQTADKLYFVLDYINGGELFYHLQRERCFLEPRARFYAAEIASALGYLHSLNIVYRDLKPENILLDSQGHIVLTDFGLCKENIEHNGTTSTFCGTPEYLAPEVLHKQPYDRTVDWWCLGAVLYEMLYGLPPFYSRNTAEMYDNILNKPLQLKPNITNSARHLLEGLLQKDRTKRLGAQDDFMEIKNHVFFSLINWDDLINKKITPPFNPNVSGPSDLRHFDPEFTEEPVPSSIGRSPDSILLTASVKEAAEAFLGFSYAPPVDSFL; via the exons ATGGGGGAGATGCAGGGCGCGCTGGCCAGGGCCCGGCTCGAGTCCCTGCTTCGGCCCCGCCACAAAAAGAGGGCCGAGGCGCAGAAACGCAGCGAGTCCTTCCTGCTGACCGGCCTGG CTTTCATGAAACAGAGGAGGATGGGCCTGAACGACTTTATTCAGAAGATTGCCAATAACTCCTACGCATGCAAACA CCCTGAAGTTCAGTCCATTTTGAAAATCTCCCAACCTCAGGAGCCTGAGCTTATGAATGCCAACCCTTCTCCTCCA CCAAGTCCCTCTCAGCAAATCAACCTTGGCCCGTCATCCAATCCTCATGCTAAACCATCTGACTTCCACTTCTTGAAAGTGATTGGCAAAGGCAGTTTTGGAAAG GTTCTTCTAGCAAGACACAAAGCAGAAGAAGCATTCTATGCAGTCAAAGTTTTACAGAAGAAAGCGATTCTGAAAAAGAAGGAG GAAAAGCATATTATGTCGGAACGGAATGTTCTACTGAAGAATGTAAAACACCCTTTCCTGGTGGGCCTTCACTTCTCTTTCCAGACCGCTGACAAATTGTACTTTGTCCTCGACTATATTAATGGTGGAGAG TTGTTTTACCATCTTCAGAGGGAACGTTGCTTCCTGGAACCACGGGCTCGTTTCTACGCTGCTGAAATAGCCAGTGCCTTGGGTTACCTGCACTCTCTGAACATCGTTTACAG aGACTTAAAACCAGAGAATATTTTGCTGGATTCACAGGGACACATTGTCCTTACTGACTTTGGGCTCTGCAAGGAGAACATCGAACACAATGGCACAACATCCACCTTCTGTGGCACGCCCGAG TATCTTGCACCTGAGGTGCTTCATAAGCAGCCTTACGACAGGACCGTGGACTGGTGGTGCCTGGGGGCCGTCTTATACGAGATGCTGTATGGCCTG CCTCCTTTTTATAGCCGAAACACAGCTGAGATGTACGACAACATTCTGAACAAGCCCCTCCAGCTGAAGCCCAACATTACCAATTCTGCCAGACACCTTCTGGAGGGCCTCCTGCAGAAGGACAGGACCAAGAGGCTGGGCGCCCAGGACGACTTT ATGGAGATTAAGAATCACGTCTTCTTCTCCCTAATTAACTGGGACGATCTCATTAATAAGAAGATTACTCCCCCTTTTAACCCAAATGTG AGTGGACCTAGTGACCTGAGGCACTTTGATCCCGAATTTACCGAAGAGCCGGTCCCCAGCTCCATTGGCAGGTCCCCTGACAGCATCCTGCTCACAGCCAGCGTCAAGGAAGCGGCCGAGGCCTTCCTAGGCTTTTCCTACGCACCCCCTGTGGACTCTTTCCTCTGA
- the SGK1 gene encoding serine/threonine-protein kinase Sgk1 isoform X3 has protein sequence MTVKTEAARGTLTYSRMRGMVAILIAFMKQRRMGLNDFIQKIANNSYACKHPEVQSILKISQPQEPELMNANPSPPPSPSQQINLGPSSNPHAKPSDFHFLKVIGKGSFGKVLLARHKAEEAFYAVKVLQKKAILKKKEEKHIMSERNVLLKNVKHPFLVGLHFSFQTADKLYFVLDYINGGELFYHLQRERCFLEPRARFYAAEIASALGYLHSLNIVYRDLKPENILLDSQGHIVLTDFGLCKENIEHNGTTSTFCGTPEYLAPEVLHKQPYDRTVDWWCLGAVLYEMLYGLPPFYSRNTAEMYDNILNKPLQLKPNITNSARHLLEGLLQKDRTKRLGAQDDFMEIKNHVFFSLINWDDLINKKITPPFNPNVSGPSDLRHFDPEFTEEPVPSSIGRSPDSILLTASVKEAAEAFLGFSYAPPVDSFL, from the exons ATGACGGTGAAAACCGAGGCTGCTAGGGGCACCCTCACTTACTCCAGAATGAGGGGAATGGTAGCAATTCTCATCG CTTTCATGAAACAGAGGAGGATGGGCCTGAACGACTTTATTCAGAAGATTGCCAATAACTCCTACGCATGCAAACA CCCTGAAGTTCAGTCCATTTTGAAAATCTCCCAACCTCAGGAGCCTGAGCTTATGAATGCCAACCCTTCTCCTCCA CCAAGTCCCTCTCAGCAAATCAACCTTGGCCCGTCATCCAATCCTCATGCTAAACCATCTGACTTCCACTTCTTGAAAGTGATTGGCAAAGGCAGTTTTGGAAAG GTTCTTCTAGCAAGACACAAAGCAGAAGAAGCATTCTATGCAGTCAAAGTTTTACAGAAGAAAGCGATTCTGAAAAAGAAGGAG GAAAAGCATATTATGTCGGAACGGAATGTTCTACTGAAGAATGTAAAACACCCTTTCCTGGTGGGCCTTCACTTCTCTTTCCAGACCGCTGACAAATTGTACTTTGTCCTCGACTATATTAATGGTGGAGAG TTGTTTTACCATCTTCAGAGGGAACGTTGCTTCCTGGAACCACGGGCTCGTTTCTACGCTGCTGAAATAGCCAGTGCCTTGGGTTACCTGCACTCTCTGAACATCGTTTACAG aGACTTAAAACCAGAGAATATTTTGCTGGATTCACAGGGACACATTGTCCTTACTGACTTTGGGCTCTGCAAGGAGAACATCGAACACAATGGCACAACATCCACCTTCTGTGGCACGCCCGAG TATCTTGCACCTGAGGTGCTTCATAAGCAGCCTTACGACAGGACCGTGGACTGGTGGTGCCTGGGGGCCGTCTTATACGAGATGCTGTATGGCCTG CCTCCTTTTTATAGCCGAAACACAGCTGAGATGTACGACAACATTCTGAACAAGCCCCTCCAGCTGAAGCCCAACATTACCAATTCTGCCAGACACCTTCTGGAGGGCCTCCTGCAGAAGGACAGGACCAAGAGGCTGGGCGCCCAGGACGACTTT ATGGAGATTAAGAATCACGTCTTCTTCTCCCTAATTAACTGGGACGATCTCATTAATAAGAAGATTACTCCCCCTTTTAACCCAAATGTG AGTGGACCTAGTGACCTGAGGCACTTTGATCCCGAATTTACCGAAGAGCCGGTCCCCAGCTCCATTGGCAGGTCCCCTGACAGCATCCTGCTCACAGCCAGCGTCAAGGAAGCGGCCGAGGCCTTCCTAGGCTTTTCCTACGCACCCCCTGTGGACTCTTTCCTCTGA
- the SGK1 gene encoding serine/threonine-protein kinase Sgk1 isoform X4, with the protein MKEEAIKSPLKAFMKQRRMGLNDFIQKIANNSYACKHPEVQSILKISQPQEPELMNANPSPPPSPSQQINLGPSSNPHAKPSDFHFLKVIGKGSFGKVLLARHKAEEAFYAVKVLQKKAILKKKEEKHIMSERNVLLKNVKHPFLVGLHFSFQTADKLYFVLDYINGGELFYHLQRERCFLEPRARFYAAEIASALGYLHSLNIVYRDLKPENILLDSQGHIVLTDFGLCKENIEHNGTTSTFCGTPEYLAPEVLHKQPYDRTVDWWCLGAVLYEMLYGLPPFYSRNTAEMYDNILNKPLQLKPNITNSARHLLEGLLQKDRTKRLGAQDDFMEIKNHVFFSLINWDDLINKKITPPFNPNVSGPSDLRHFDPEFTEEPVPSSIGRSPDSILLTASVKEAAEAFLGFSYAPPVDSFL; encoded by the exons atgaaagaggaagctATAAAATCCCCTTTGAAAG CTTTCATGAAACAGAGGAGGATGGGCCTGAACGACTTTATTCAGAAGATTGCCAATAACTCCTACGCATGCAAACA CCCTGAAGTTCAGTCCATTTTGAAAATCTCCCAACCTCAGGAGCCTGAGCTTATGAATGCCAACCCTTCTCCTCCA CCAAGTCCCTCTCAGCAAATCAACCTTGGCCCGTCATCCAATCCTCATGCTAAACCATCTGACTTCCACTTCTTGAAAGTGATTGGCAAAGGCAGTTTTGGAAAG GTTCTTCTAGCAAGACACAAAGCAGAAGAAGCATTCTATGCAGTCAAAGTTTTACAGAAGAAAGCGATTCTGAAAAAGAAGGAG GAAAAGCATATTATGTCGGAACGGAATGTTCTACTGAAGAATGTAAAACACCCTTTCCTGGTGGGCCTTCACTTCTCTTTCCAGACCGCTGACAAATTGTACTTTGTCCTCGACTATATTAATGGTGGAGAG TTGTTTTACCATCTTCAGAGGGAACGTTGCTTCCTGGAACCACGGGCTCGTTTCTACGCTGCTGAAATAGCCAGTGCCTTGGGTTACCTGCACTCTCTGAACATCGTTTACAG aGACTTAAAACCAGAGAATATTTTGCTGGATTCACAGGGACACATTGTCCTTACTGACTTTGGGCTCTGCAAGGAGAACATCGAACACAATGGCACAACATCCACCTTCTGTGGCACGCCCGAG TATCTTGCACCTGAGGTGCTTCATAAGCAGCCTTACGACAGGACCGTGGACTGGTGGTGCCTGGGGGCCGTCTTATACGAGATGCTGTATGGCCTG CCTCCTTTTTATAGCCGAAACACAGCTGAGATGTACGACAACATTCTGAACAAGCCCCTCCAGCTGAAGCCCAACATTACCAATTCTGCCAGACACCTTCTGGAGGGCCTCCTGCAGAAGGACAGGACCAAGAGGCTGGGCGCCCAGGACGACTTT ATGGAGATTAAGAATCACGTCTTCTTCTCCCTAATTAACTGGGACGATCTCATTAATAAGAAGATTACTCCCCCTTTTAACCCAAATGTG AGTGGACCTAGTGACCTGAGGCACTTTGATCCCGAATTTACCGAAGAGCCGGTCCCCAGCTCCATTGGCAGGTCCCCTGACAGCATCCTGCTCACAGCCAGCGTCAAGGAAGCGGCCGAGGCCTTCCTAGGCTTTTCCTACGCACCCCCTGTGGACTCTTTCCTCTGA